The DNA segment AGATTATCTCATTTTTGACCAAATAGTTCTTACATGTTTTAGGAGTATGCTTATTATGTTTAACACAGATGATGGCAAATAACTAATATGATTAGAAATACTATGTGGCACtgttgtaagaatcgctaggcgctagtTGGTCGGTGTGGTACCGACTAGCGATTATtcgggattaatagggattaatcggattTAGTCGGATcgggatttttatatgtaatttttagttttatatatagctttttaaagtagacatgttttaactTCTCATTGACCCATTTTTTTAAGTAATTGATTGGATTTTATAAGGTTTGCTTGAAATTTGGCTGGGATCTGGCCAAAATTTTGGCCAGAATAGGACTGCCATTGACCGTCTATTGATTAATCGGTCATTAACCGGCGAACCTCCGTTTAGTGATTAATCAGAGACTAATCGAagactagtcgggatttttacaacactAGTATGTGCTTGCTTGGTCGGATATAATCCGGATAGGATAAATCTATTTCTTTATATTTTCTATATTTGATTTGATATTTCCCTGAATATCTAGGGTGTTAAACATGATTACAAAAATAATATCCTCTTTTGAATAAAGCATTTAGGTGGTTGAATCATGTATATGTTACCGACTTGAAGTACACCTTAGGCTACTTTTGGCACGTTCGACCATTTGATCTGTTTCCCCTTTAGCTAGTTTTGGTTGTGTTACCGATTTGACCCATTAATCAAGATGTTAAATACACAAGTCTAGAAGCTATTATTATGAACATGGCAATAATGCCATTCGTCAGTCTCTAAatgttttatttatattatgattATGATTGTATGATTGAAAACCTTATTTTTCCAATGTTTACTCATGCAGTAACACCAAGATGGCAACAGAAAAATCCCAGCTTCCTTCTGCTGCACCTCCAGCCATGGATTCATGTAGAAAGAAGAAATCTGATGATGCAACTTTCTTGCAAGATGTTAAAGATCACATTGATGAGTTCATTCATGCTTCCATGGATGAACACAAAACCTGCTTTAAGAAATCCATTTCTAAGGTTTGTTTTTATACTCCACCATAATATTGCCTTTTTATTACATAATATAGCAAGATATTGTTCAGTAGTTCGATAGTTCCTGATTATCAGTTTAGCAATTagcttgtaatttttttttttttactgatTTAAACTATCATTTAAATAACAAATACATATTATAATTGCCAAAAAGAAAGAAATTTAGTAGAAAAAGACAAACATGAAGCTTTTGATCGGTTAAAATGTATGCCATTTTTCTGAAAAAAATGAATGCTGGTTGCTGTTTCTTGGTAATTTCTGGTAGTCGGTTTATAGAATTAGTACTCGAGGccagtgttgtaagaatcgctacgcgctagtcgggcggtggggtactgactagcgattaatcgggattaatcggaattaATCGGATcgagatttttatatgtaatttgtagttatatatacacacacatttttatatgccGTTTTCTaaagtaaacatgttttaaccCCTCATTGACCCATTTTTTAAGTAATTGGAAGGAATTTATAAGGTTTGGTCGAAATTTAGCCGGCGTATGGCCAAATTTTGGCTAGAATAGGACCGCCATTGACCGCCAAGCGATTAATCGGACATTAATCGGTGAACCtctgattagtgattaatcggtGACTAATCGGAGACTAAttgggatttttacaaccatgctcAAGGCAACATATATTTCGTTTTTTATGCAAAAGTTCCTCATTTTCCGGAGGGTGTTTGGATTCCTTTACACAAACTACTTTTCTGTTTATTTTTTTTGAATAGTAAGCAGTTTGAAATTAGTTCAAGTTGTATGTTAATAAGCAATCATAATAAGCGGTTTAGTCAAATAATCCGGAACACCCTTAAAACAGCTTATTGATGTATCAAACTCAAAACAGTTTTAATCAGCAAACTTAAAACACTCCCttgtaatattgtgcacaatgCAGATGTTTGGAATGTCCAAGATTGTTGCAGAGAGAACTGCTGCAGAGAGTAAGGAAGTTGAGAGCGCATTGCCTCTTCAAACCATTGTCACTGAATAGAGTATATCTTTTAACGCACGGGTAGATACCATAGTTTTGGATATTTTACGCTTCATGTCATCAAACCGTGCCTAGATCTGGCTACTAGAATAATGTTTGGTTGGTGAAATAACTCGTTTATAACTGAATTTCCAGTGGAGTTGGTATATTTTGAATACTCGTGTTCATATCCTGTTAGGTGATTAGTATATGTTATTTTAGTGGCAGCTGTACATTATGTTTCAAAGATTATGTTTGGTATGTGGAATGCAATGGGTGTGTATAGAGTGAAATGGATTAGTGTCAACACATTTAAAATCGTGTTGTCTTTGTGTCGGGTTTTGGGTCGACATGTTTAATTTATTTGCGAATATAGCTACTGATTTAGTAACAATCTAAATAGCCAATTTCTTTGGCTCATTTATTAAACATGTGTGTTTATGTCGACATGTTTAATGAAACAAATTATACAAGCTGACTTGAAACTTCATTCAGCCAGGACGCAGCTAATGATGTGCGTCCCTTTTCTGGGAGGAAGGCCGAACCTTCCTGTCCTTTGCCCGACTGTTTTGGGCGTTCGGACTTTCTATGAGCATACTTTCGTCCTGCCTAGACAAAGGTCCGGACTCGATTATGACACAATGAAAATGAGCTTCTATATGATGGGTCAAGTCTGGTATACAGTTATAGAGGGATAAATTGGTCAAACCTTGGGAGAAATGGATTGATTTTGATGTAATGGATCTGTTGTAACTGTCGTCCGTTCTTCTATTTTTGGTTTTCAATCGTGTTGTTTGTTTCTTGTATTTTTCAGCCTCTTACTGGaccttttatatttatatataaaatgtgttgccgttaaaaaaaatgtCAAACCCAAATGAGCTTGACTAATATGTATAATAGTCTACTAGACTAAATTCAGAAGAAAAGATATAAGAATACATATATAATTAGAAAGATATTCTAAGAATACACATATACTTATAGAGTAATCCTTTTTTCACTCAAAATTTTGACTATATAGTTTGTGTATTAGTCTATTAAATCCGTTACATAACACTACCGTTGTGGCTACCGGATTCATCCTCTAATATTGCGACACATGGCGCCAAATAGCCAACTAGACGTCTACTCATTACTTTGGCCACTCACGTCTCCCCTCACTTGAGCCTGTTATGGTTAACCCCTGCTCGcctgatgaaacagtggttaaccaagggaggttaattcactggtctcgtcaagtagggttaatcccttctttccgaggatcgctggctggatcgtccgctggttgatctcctgcataaggaaacaaaccgtgactcgtaacaaggaggatggggtggggggtgctccttgttacctctctctggcgtgagaatcagtaatttgcttgtgAAGCAAGTAGTAgcagtgagagagttgtgaagagatacctcaaacctggttttgGATtagtatttatagccgaggagtgaaggagggtagTTGAGTAGCTAGACCGATACACACCGCCTTTCgtaggtgtgtcaggcttgtcggttacGGTGGTGATGCCACGTCCTACCGtggtgtcagtctgttgctttCGTGTGGGCTGACAGGCAACTATcgttggtgccacttgctctgtggtgtcagtcccacttgctttATGGACAGGATGTGGTGCGGGGCCGCATCGCTGTTCGCGGTAGCCGCGTTCTTGTTTTGACCAAGACATATGCGGGATGCGGTGTCGTGCCGCATCGCTGCCTGTGGTGACTGTTACTGTTGTCCAGATCCTTTGTCGTGAGGAAAATGTTtataggatgcggtgccaggccgcatcgctataACACCCGTTTTCATACATCAGTTAAGTCTTCCTCTTATCCCTTGACCGATTGGATTCAACCGTTGTGTCTGCGCATGCTcgcacggacacagataagttcttgctggtgggggtttttgataagggtaatggtcactcgcagCCATGCTGGTGCGAGATCTGGGACCCCTTCATCGCCCAAGCTACCACACCCCTAAAACACCCGCTTGCCCAAACTACCACGCTCACCTGACCCCTCACACGTAATCACTCACGACGCCCCAACAGGTGCTCGCGAGCCACCTGGCTGCTGACGTGGCTCACCCCGGCACTAACGGGTGCCACAACGCTTAGTCTAATCAACAAAACTATTCCAACATATTTTTAAAGTTACAATAAGATGGGTCCTCCATTCCTCATTCCTCAATATATATGATAACGAAAACCTACGTGTTTTTTTTTTAGATAACTTCCATTAAACACACACAGTAGGGAAAACAACTCCATAGCTTCACCTTCACAACGGCGGCTGCCGATCAAACTCCCGTCGCCGGCGACCACTACACCTTCCGGCAAACACGTCAACATCATACCTTCACTTCACTCAAGTACTCTCTAAATCTCTCATTCATAATATCATTTTATTAATCTCATATTATACAGTTTTAGGGTTTATGCTAAACCCTAACCGTCATCCGTTTCGTAATTTCATCATATATTCACACACATCTGTTGCTTATACGTGCGAATGATTCAATAATTGTACGAATACAAACATATTTTGATTCGATTGAGTACATAATCGAACAATGCTTTACCTTCATTCATTCGATTTTAGTTTCCGTTAGATAAACCCTAACCGTCGTCTGCTTCGTAATTTTGTCAAATTCATACACATTTTTCGCTTATTCTGCAATTGATTTATGACATTGTGTGCAATTGTTTCATATATTGTAGGAATATAAACATTTTGTGATTGGATTGAATACATAATCGAAGAATGGTGTACCTTCAGTACGGTAAGAATATTCTTCGCCGGAGTAGGTTTTTGAACTCCGAATGTGTGCTGCATCATCCGGTGTTTTATGGCGGTCAAGGTGTTAGATACAGGAAATTGGAAGTTATACTTACAACTGTAAGTAGACGAGTTTAAAAAACTGTGTGTTTCTGTATAGCATGGTTTTAAAAAATGCTTGTGGCGTGCGCCTCAAGGCGAGGTGCCTCGAGGCGAAACAGCCAAAAAACgagtctgaggcgcgcctcaAGGGGTTTTTATTGTATatgcgcctcagaggggctgaggcACTAAGAAAGGCTGCGCCTCAGGGGATTTGATagttgtttttgatgattttgactttttgtgtcaatttcaagcatttcatgtcttttttatgtgtgattttgatgaatctgataatgaaattagttagtattattatttttataatatatataattttatatttatttattaattccGCCTCGGCTTTTCGCCTCGAGGCTTAGGCCTCGTGAGGCGAAgagaaaacgcctcgaaactcgtttccgttcttttaaaccttgcTGTATAGTTTGTGTGATTTTTTAGGGTTTATTTGATGTGGAAGTAAGTATGTGTGTTGTGATGTGGAATTTAGAATGTAGATAAGCTTGGGAAAGCCGGTGAGACTGTGAAAGTTGCTCCGGgacattttcgtaaccatttgaTGCCTAAGTTGCTTGCGGTTCCGAACATTGATAAGTTTGCGTATCTAATCAGTGAGCAGAGGAAGGTTGGTTTACTGGTCTTTGTATTATTAACTGATGAGTTGACTAGTCATGTGtttcatggttttaaaaaacgcttGAGGGGTGCGCCTCGAGGCGAAATGGCCAAAAAACGAGTCTGATAGTTGTTTTTATTGTATatgcgcctcagaggggctgaggcgctaagaAAGGCGCGCCTCAGGGGATTTTGatagttgtttttgatgtttttgaccttttgtgtcaatttcaagcatttcatgtcttttttatgtgtgtttttgatgattttgatgaatctgaaGATGAAATTAATTAGTATTATtacttttataatatatataatttttgtatttatttattaataccaCCTTGGCCTTACGCCTCGTTTCGCCTTGAGGCTTACGTCttgtgaggcgaagggaaaacacCTCGAAACTCGTtctcgaaactcgtttccgttcttttaaaccttgaTGTGTTTTTAAGAAGATTTGACATAATTTTGAGTCTGTATCTTGGTTTAAAAATGTGTGAGACTGTGAGGCATCCTGAGGTACGCGCATCACGTATGTAAGGCGCACATCTATGTGCAACCAAATAAGCTTTATTTATGACCAGAAGTTGtacatttatcatctgttttacACTTTTACATATAAATCTATTTATTAAGAAACTTTAAACCTTTCATGATTTCTTCATCCCCTTAGGACTTAGGTTGTTTTTACATAAAAAACATATTTATCAAGTAAACCTTTCCTGATTTCTTCGTCCCTTAAGGTTGTTTTTACATATAAACCTATTTATCAAAGAAACCTTCATAATTTTTTCATCCCTTTAAGGTTGTTTTTACGTACAAACCTCCTACAAGTCCTAGCTGTTGACCTATATAGATCCAGAATTACACGAGTCGCACCTTTTTGGCCTGATGCGTTTTCCTGAGTGCCTCTCTCCTCAGACGcacttttttaaaccaagctTTATATATCTTCCTAATCTTTTGAACATGTGAATTACACCAGATATATCAGCCGAAAGAAGTTGAAGAAGTCAAGGAAGTTCCAAAGACTGaggaagacacaatgaaagaataCCAAAAAGCAGCAAGAAGATTGGAAAATGCTAAGCTGGTTTGTATTTCTGTACTCTTTTTTGCTAATTTTGAAAATTCTCTTGTACTTTTTTGGATAATACCCGTATGGGTTTCTAAAGATTTTGGGTAAACAACATAGGATACATTTACTTCTCTTCAAAATCAAGTTTTTGATTGCGTTTCATTATATAAATCAACGTTCTTTACTAGTTGGTGTTTATGCCCTTGGCTTTTCATCTTTCGTAGATGTATCATTATAATCTATGAGGTTTCTTAACACGTATGGGGATGTTTGGGATTTGCTTATATAAAGATactagaattaccacccgccgcaatgcggcgggggattcattagttatatatcatgttagatgaaaggcagatgtttctcacatgaccacgagcctatgtgtaaaaccgagaaaaaaataattaatcgcacattgcgacagacctatcaaacgggaaaaatagacgcgctgcgacggacatgtcaaacaggaaaaatatagatgaaaaaacgttgaaccccacacgcacgttgcggcgtgttaactcgtaaatttagaacgacacgttaaacggagaacttatgaaagatgaaaagtatataagagactaaagttgaaagtaaaaaaaagtgttgagattaaattgcgaaagatgaaaagctttgggttgatagtaaaaaaaatcaaaggggttaaattgtaaaagatgaaaacttttgaattagaagtgaaaaatcaaattaagcAAAGGgattaaaataccaaagattgaaactttagacttaaattgccaaagattggaactttagaattaaaaaaaaatcaatttcagattatgaaaacaaaagagataaatagatttagttaaattgatgtttaatattattattatttaataaaagagataaataaaaaataagagtgagaaattaccagagaat comes from the Helianthus annuus cultivar XRQ/B chromosome 4, HanXRQr2.0-SUNRISE, whole genome shotgun sequence genome and includes:
- the LOC110938230 gene encoding uncharacterized protein LOC110938230 yields the protein MATEKSQLPSAAPPAMDSCRKKKSDDATFLQDVKDHIDEFIHASMDEHKTCFKKSISKMFGMSKIVAERTAAESKEVESALPLQTIVTE
- the LOC110938229 gene encoding 50S ribosomal protein L9 → MVYLQYGKNILRRSRFLNSECVLHHPVFYGGQGVRYRKLEVILTTNVDKLGKAGETVKVAPGHFRNHLMPKLLAVPNIDKFAYLISEQRKIYQPKEVEEVKEVPKTEEDTMKEYQKAARRLENAKLVLRRFIKIDTELRSPVDKDEIISEVARQLGVFIEPENLQLTTPLSTLGEFEVPLRLPKSLPLPEGKVQWTLDVKIRKK